In Fervidobacterium nodosum Rt17-B1, one genomic interval encodes:
- a CDS encoding ATP-dependent Clp protease ATP-binding subunit, which translates to MFDRFSERSAKVFVTAQEEAKDLGHSYVGTEHLLLAILKLNDKPLSTILERYGLTYARVKNEVISIVGLGMRGFIMSPQMTPRARKVTEIAFEEARISGSDKIDPEHLLLGILREGEGIAIHILKKLNVNVQAFRKEIADNINSEEDYYEETQPLPSIEEPVSSPAVRQLEGFGVDLTAQAMKGELDPVIGRENEIERLMQILVRRKKNNPVLIGEPGVGKSAIVEGLAQKIVSGEVPEPLKGKTIFSLDVAAIVAGTKYRGEFEKRMKKLLQVVKGNKDIILFIDELHMIVGAGSAEGAVDAANILKPALARGELHCIGATTPDEYRKYIEKDAALERRFQKIYVQEPTPQMALDILKGLKAKYESHHKVKYTDKALEAAVYLSQRYITDHFLPDKAIDVIDEAGSRARLKLFVMPSELQLLKLQIESVKREKEEAVNNQDYEKAAELKAKEQELREKFNEDYNKWKREIESVIAIVDTPDIEEVVAGWTGIPLQKLEETEREKLLKLEEALHERVVGQDEAINAISRAIRRARSGLKDPRRPVGVFLFLGPTGVGKTELAKALAEYLFGDEKALIRFDMSEYMEKFSVSRLIGAPPGYVGYEEGGTLTEKVRRRPFSVILFDEIEKAHPDVFNLLLQIMDDGRLTDSQGHVVDFRNTIIIMTSNIGGAEIVTSRKNLGFVDNESHEREFNEMKNKVIEEVKRVFKPEFINRIDELIVFHKLTKEHIEQIIDILLKDIRARLAERKITLTLSQEAKDFLVSMGYDSVYGARPLKRTIQKYIEDPLSEELLRGEINDDSEVYIVPEDNKLVFIKQKNEVQKV; encoded by the coding sequence ATGTTTGATAGATTTTCTGAACGATCTGCAAAGGTATTTGTAACCGCGCAAGAAGAAGCGAAAGATTTAGGTCATTCTTACGTTGGAACCGAGCACTTGTTGCTTGCAATTTTGAAATTGAATGATAAACCATTATCAACTATTCTTGAAAGATATGGTTTAACATACGCGCGTGTTAAAAATGAGGTAATATCTATTGTTGGACTTGGAATGCGCGGTTTTATAATGTCTCCTCAAATGACACCAAGGGCAAGGAAGGTTACAGAAATAGCTTTTGAAGAAGCTCGGATCTCAGGGAGTGATAAAATAGATCCGGAACATTTGCTTTTGGGAATTTTACGCGAAGGAGAGGGCATAGCGATACACATACTAAAGAAATTGAATGTAAATGTACAAGCTTTTAGAAAAGAAATTGCAGACAACATAAATTCGGAAGAGGATTATTACGAAGAAACACAGCCTTTACCTTCGATCGAAGAGCCTGTTTCTTCACCTGCAGTTAGACAATTGGAAGGATTTGGTGTTGATCTCACCGCACAAGCAATGAAGGGTGAACTTGATCCTGTAATTGGTAGGGAAAATGAAATAGAAAGGTTAATGCAAATACTTGTAAGAAGAAAGAAAAATAACCCAGTGTTGATAGGCGAACCTGGTGTTGGAAAAAGTGCTATAGTTGAAGGACTTGCACAAAAAATCGTATCAGGCGAAGTACCTGAACCATTGAAAGGAAAGACTATCTTTTCATTGGATGTCGCAGCGATAGTTGCAGGTACAAAATATCGTGGTGAATTTGAAAAAAGAATGAAAAAGCTACTCCAAGTTGTTAAAGGCAATAAGGACATAATACTATTCATAGACGAACTTCATATGATTGTTGGTGCTGGCTCTGCCGAAGGAGCTGTAGATGCTGCCAATATCCTTAAACCTGCACTCGCACGTGGCGAATTACATTGTATTGGTGCAACCACACCAGATGAGTACAGAAAATACATAGAAAAAGACGCTGCACTCGAGAGAAGATTCCAAAAAATATACGTTCAGGAACCAACACCACAAATGGCTCTCGACATACTTAAAGGTCTTAAAGCTAAATATGAATCTCATCACAAAGTAAAATATACAGACAAAGCACTTGAGGCAGCTGTTTACCTTTCACAAAGATACATAACAGATCATTTCTTACCAGATAAAGCTATAGACGTAATAGATGAGGCTGGTTCAAGGGCAAGACTAAAATTGTTTGTTATGCCAAGTGAATTGCAACTACTCAAACTTCAGATTGAATCTGTGAAAAGAGAGAAAGAAGAGGCTGTAAATAATCAAGATTACGAAAAAGCCGCTGAGTTAAAAGCCAAAGAACAGGAATTAAGAGAAAAATTCAATGAAGATTATAACAAATGGAAAAGAGAAATAGAATCTGTGATAGCCATTGTTGATACACCAGACATCGAAGAAGTTGTTGCCGGATGGACAGGTATACCGCTGCAAAAACTCGAAGAAACTGAAAGAGAAAAACTACTTAAACTTGAAGAAGCGTTACATGAAAGGGTTGTTGGGCAAGATGAAGCAATTAACGCTATATCAAGAGCAATAAGAAGGGCGCGGAGTGGCTTAAAAGATCCAAGAAGACCTGTTGGCGTATTTTTATTCCTCGGACCAACCGGAGTTGGTAAAACTGAGCTTGCAAAAGCATTAGCTGAATACTTATTCGGCGATGAAAAGGCTTTGATAAGATTTGATATGAGCGAGTATATGGAAAAATTCTCTGTCTCAAGGCTTATCGGTGCACCTCCTGGATACGTCGGATACGAAGAAGGTGGAACTTTAACGGAAAAAGTGAGAAGAAGACCATTCTCTGTCATATTATTTGACGAAATTGAGAAAGCACATCCAGATGTTTTTAACCTGCTATTACAGATTATGGATGATGGTAGACTTACAGACTCACAAGGTCATGTGGTTGATTTCAGAAACACGATAATAATCATGACAAGTAATATTGGCGGCGCAGAGATCGTTACTTCTAGAAAGAATCTTGGATTCGTTGATAATGAATCTCACGAAAGAGAATTTAACGAGATGAAAAACAAAGTCATAGAAGAAGTTAAAAGAGTATTCAAACCAGAATTTATTAACCGTATCGATGAATTAATAGTATTCCATAAACTCACAAAAGAACACATTGAGCAGATAATCGACATATTACTTAAAGATATAAGAGCAAGGCTTGCTGAAAGAAAAATTACGCTTACACTTTCTCAAGAAGCAAAGGATTTCTTAGTAAGTATGGGCTACGATTCCGTTTATGGCGCGAGACCTTTAAAAAGAACAATTCAAAAATACATAGAAGACCCACTTTCAGAAGAGTTGTTGCGTGGCGAAATAAATGACGATAGCGAAGTCTATATAGTACCAGAAGATAACAAATTAGTTTTCATCAAACAAAAAAATGAGGTGCAAAAAGTTTAA
- a CDS encoding CehA/McbA family metallohydrolase, with amino-acid sequence MSFKRFSFTIFLAFFILTLLVTVGFAEELKIFYGNLHSHTSFSDGKGTPEEAYSYAEKYGDFLAVTDHCYFLKIPVDGQKKTVITQQAARNATEPGKFVGLQGFEWTAGSGHINVFETIDFISRDEKGDLKDFYEWIVKSKKLAQFNHPGMTFGNFQNFWFVPEADKYVNLVEIGNGNSTSNDTISEEMYSNFILALNRGWHVSPTANQDNHKQNWIGANDSRTGVLAKSLTYDDIMDALWNRRTFASEDKNFKLYFFGNNAVMGSILYDSTKVTLNIKYEDKNDPVEKLSIVTQSKIFEVNEVVGKDSFEITKTFDVSDGYEWYFVYIRQKDGNEIVSAPIWVESSEPVKANYVRIGPEKPRYGQQVIVNFDLYNQSESDASGELNIYLNGNLISSEKVNLKPYEIIYDKSISLNNIPIGNNKIEFYFNNKNIQSSYFEVLEDSGVTVLIDRLHENDISENLKKFLRDLENEGNQVTYSETVLAGYENVNTVLISTPKLDGLSFFKDLTPEEVEWLNEFKGDVYLIRGSDDEYFEMYKSLLKNAIVIESIDELYKIFNINKSSEAEKKSLSKTVFIDQGHSNDYYKDKLTLLEKYLRSIDYKVEYINKIEKLDGSYLVIMNGKGYTDEEIKNIADFLKMGGTLIITSKSDYQNGGNTEDLNTLLDYINSPVRFNDDQVIDEINNYGANFKVIANNIRFYSACSLILYGKADILISSDTAKSIDSDGKNDAETVDKVILAASFNFVNGKVILLGKAIFSDYDFTLNEDFIKNYLFK; translated from the coding sequence ATGAGTTTTAAAAGGTTTTCCTTTACTATTTTTTTAGCCTTTTTTATACTTACTTTATTAGTAACAGTCGGTTTTGCTGAAGAACTCAAGATATTTTATGGTAATTTACACTCACATACTTCATTTTCGGATGGAAAAGGTACTCCCGAAGAGGCTTATAGTTATGCAGAAAAATATGGTGATTTTCTAGCCGTAACTGATCACTGTTATTTTTTGAAAATACCGGTTGACGGTCAGAAGAAGACAGTAATCACTCAACAGGCCGCACGAAATGCAACAGAACCAGGAAAATTCGTTGGTCTTCAAGGATTTGAATGGACAGCAGGTTCTGGTCACATCAACGTTTTTGAAACTATCGATTTTATAAGCAGGGATGAGAAAGGCGATTTAAAAGATTTTTACGAATGGATTGTAAAGTCCAAAAAACTTGCTCAGTTTAATCATCCGGGTATGACTTTTGGAAACTTTCAGAATTTTTGGTTTGTTCCAGAAGCTGATAAATATGTAAATTTAGTAGAAATTGGAAATGGAAACAGTACGAGCAATGATACAATATCCGAAGAAATGTACAGTAACTTTATACTTGCACTAAACCGAGGTTGGCATGTAAGCCCAACGGCAAATCAGGACAATCACAAGCAAAATTGGATAGGAGCTAACGATTCACGAACAGGTGTATTAGCTAAATCCTTGACATACGATGATATAATGGATGCGCTTTGGAATAGAAGAACTTTCGCAAGTGAAGATAAAAACTTTAAATTATATTTCTTTGGAAACAATGCAGTTATGGGAAGTATATTATATGATTCAACAAAAGTTACATTAAATATAAAATACGAAGATAAAAATGATCCTGTTGAAAAGCTTTCGATAGTAACACAATCAAAAATTTTTGAAGTTAATGAAGTAGTTGGCAAGGATTCATTTGAAATCACAAAAACTTTTGATGTATCAGATGGTTACGAATGGTATTTTGTTTATATACGTCAAAAAGATGGAAACGAAATTGTTTCAGCACCAATTTGGGTTGAGTCATCTGAACCTGTTAAAGCTAACTACGTAAGAATTGGACCCGAAAAACCAAGATACGGTCAGCAAGTTATAGTTAACTTTGATTTATACAATCAAAGTGAATCAGATGCTTCTGGGGAATTGAATATATATTTAAATGGCAATTTAATTTCATCCGAAAAAGTAAATCTCAAACCTTACGAGATCATTTACGATAAATCAATATCTCTAAACAATATTCCTATAGGTAATAACAAAATAGAATTTTACTTTAATAACAAGAATATACAATCTTCCTACTTTGAAGTACTTGAAGACTCAGGAGTAACAGTCCTAATTGATAGATTACATGAAAACGATATAAGTGAGAATTTAAAGAAATTTCTGAGAGATTTAGAGAATGAAGGTAATCAAGTTACCTATTCTGAAACTGTACTTGCTGGATACGAGAACGTAAACACAGTTTTAATTTCTACTCCAAAGCTGGATGGATTAAGTTTCTTCAAGGATTTAACACCAGAAGAAGTAGAATGGCTTAACGAATTCAAAGGTGATGTGTACCTTATACGTGGTAGCGATGATGAATACTTTGAAATGTACAAATCTCTCCTGAAAAACGCCATAGTGATTGAAAGTATAGATGAGTTATACAAAATTTTCAATATAAACAAATCAAGTGAGGCTGAAAAGAAAAGTTTAAGTAAAACAGTTTTCATCGATCAAGGTCATTCAAACGATTATTACAAAGATAAGCTTACGCTTCTTGAAAAATATTTAAGAAGTATAGATTACAAAGTTGAGTACATAAACAAAATTGAAAAATTAGATGGAAGTTATCTTGTCATCATGAACGGCAAAGGTTACACCGATGAAGAAATTAAAAATATCGCCGATTTTTTAAAAATGGGCGGAACTCTTATAATTACTTCAAAAAGCGATTACCAAAATGGTGGAAATACGGAAGATTTGAATACGCTTTTAGATTATATCAATTCACCTGTTAGATTTAACGACGATCAAGTAATAGATGAAATCAACAATTACGGCGCAAATTTCAAAGTAATCGCTAATAACATTAGGTTTTATTCAGCTTGTTCATTAATTTTGTACGGTAAAGCTGATATATTAATATCATCTGATACTGCAAAAAGTATAGATTCTGATGGGAAAAACGATGCCGAAACTGTTGATAAGGTAATTCTCGCTGCTTCATTTAATTTTGTCAATGGTAAGGTAATTCTTTTGGGAAAGGCTATATTCTCTGACTATGATTTCACATTAAACGAAGATTTTATAAAGAATTATTTATTTAAATAA
- the obgE gene encoding GTPase ObgE, with product MERIEFIDVVDIYVKAGDGGNGAVTFRREKYIPFGGPDGGDGGDGGYVFLVADTTLSTLYHLTEKKKYFAENAQNGRSRKQNGKNGADLVLRVPVGTIVKDYDTGEIIADLDEPGKYCCVARGGKGGRGNTHFKSSTNQAPKFAEQGAKGEEKHIQLELKLLADVGLIGYPNVGKSSIISKISNARPKIANYPFTTLVPNLGVVSINGTPETSFVVADIPGLIKGASEGKGLGNVFLKHVERCSVIVHVIDVSGSEGRDPIQDYFDIRKELEFFSKDLAKKRELIVGNKSDLLTPEEINAVKDRFLKEIGEGILLISAVTGQGINELKYAMWDIIKESKKMYVGTIDITKIEFEKPSPVRLVLPDRVDIKILKNDKGEFIVESEYIKSYLEKYKMEAKFMLEDVLDILQKNGLDEKLKKAGAKDGDTVWVEGVDFIFKE from the coding sequence ATGGAAAGGATAGAATTTATAGATGTGGTGGATATATACGTTAAAGCAGGTGACGGTGGCAATGGAGCAGTTACATTTAGAAGAGAAAAGTACATACCATTTGGTGGTCCAGATGGTGGAGATGGTGGGGATGGTGGTTACGTTTTCTTAGTTGCTGACACAACATTATCTACTTTGTATCACTTAACTGAAAAGAAAAAATACTTTGCCGAAAACGCTCAAAATGGTAGAAGTAGAAAGCAAAATGGTAAAAACGGTGCAGATCTAGTTTTGAGAGTACCAGTTGGAACAATCGTTAAAGATTATGATACAGGGGAGATAATTGCAGATCTTGATGAACCTGGAAAGTACTGTTGTGTTGCACGTGGTGGAAAAGGTGGACGTGGAAATACACATTTTAAATCTTCAACAAACCAAGCGCCAAAATTTGCTGAACAAGGTGCAAAAGGTGAAGAGAAGCATATTCAGTTGGAATTGAAGTTACTAGCAGATGTAGGATTAATAGGATACCCGAATGTGGGTAAAAGTTCTATTATATCTAAAATAAGCAATGCTAGACCGAAAATTGCAAATTATCCATTTACCACACTTGTTCCAAACTTAGGAGTTGTTTCTATAAATGGTACACCGGAAACTTCTTTTGTAGTTGCAGATATACCTGGATTAATAAAAGGTGCCAGTGAAGGTAAAGGTCTGGGAAATGTATTTTTAAAACATGTTGAAAGGTGTAGTGTTATCGTACATGTAATCGACGTATCTGGAAGTGAAGGAAGAGATCCTATTCAAGATTATTTTGATATAAGAAAAGAGTTAGAATTCTTCAGTAAAGATTTGGCAAAAAAGAGAGAATTAATCGTGGGAAATAAATCAGATTTACTCACACCAGAGGAAATAAATGCTGTGAAAGATAGGTTTTTAAAAGAAATTGGTGAAGGTATATTGTTAATTTCTGCAGTGACTGGTCAAGGAATAAATGAGTTAAAATACGCAATGTGGGATATAATAAAAGAGAGTAAGAAGATGTACGTTGGAACTATAGATATAACGAAAATCGAATTTGAAAAACCAAGTCCTGTAAGACTTGTTCTTCCGGATAGAGTTGACATTAAAATATTAAAGAACGACAAAGGCGAATTTATAGTGGAAAGTGAATATATAAAGAGTTACTTGGAAAAGTACAAAATGGAAGCCAAGTTTATGTTGGAGGATGTGCTTGACATTCTTCAGAAAAACGGACTTGATGAAAAGTTGAAGAAAGCTGGTGCGAAAGATGGAGATACTGTATGGGTTGAAGGAGTTGACTTCATTTTCAAAGAGTGA
- a CDS encoding nicotinate-nicotinamide nucleotide adenylyltransferase, whose amino-acid sequence MEILYGLKELTSFSKSDTCVIFGGSFNPPHIGHTVILSYALDYFNADFYIIPTKTPPHKVVDIDFDKRFEWVMKSFKCFDTYKKNQIFLWDLEKHIFGVNYAIKNVEYFRKYYSNTIILVGEDALGNIEKWYKYEELLNITTFAIYPRTRDGSLYKRGQQILGNLYSNVIELRDFPLIEISSSDIRKRIVEGKSIIGFVDGEILEDVTNTYLMHHKSHGGNWNE is encoded by the coding sequence ATGGAGATACTGTATGGGTTGAAGGAGTTGACTTCATTTTCAAAGAGTGACACATGTGTCATTTTTGGTGGATCTTTTAATCCCCCACATATAGGACATACAGTGATACTTTCTTACGCTCTTGACTATTTCAATGCAGATTTTTACATAATTCCGACAAAGACCCCTCCACATAAAGTGGTGGATATTGATTTTGACAAAAGATTTGAGTGGGTGATGAAATCGTTTAAATGTTTTGATACTTATAAGAAAAATCAAATATTTTTGTGGGACCTTGAAAAACATATTTTTGGTGTAAATTACGCTATTAAAAATGTTGAGTACTTCAGAAAATATTACTCAAATACAATAATCTTAGTCGGAGAAGATGCTCTTGGAAACATAGAAAAGTGGTACAAATACGAAGAATTGCTGAATATCACCACTTTTGCTATTTATCCGCGAACACGAGATGGGAGCTTATATAAAAGAGGGCAACAAATTCTCGGAAATCTTTATTCAAATGTTATTGAGCTTAGAGATTTTCCACTTATCGAAATTTCATCGTCGGATATAAGAAAACGCATTGTTGAAGGGAAAAGTATAATAGGATTTGTGGACGGCGAAATATTAGAAGATGTGACAAACACATATCTAATGCATCATAAAAGTCATGGAGGAAATTGGAATGAGTAA
- a CDS encoding tRNA dihydrouridine synthase: MSKANFLPGNIGLAPMAGVTDYPFRKLCLQHGAYFAFTEMISAKSVIINVKINEIYFPRQDEKDRVGVQLFGSDYAELSEAAAIVQEKGLWVDLNAGCPVSKVIKKGAGSALLKDLGEFRKVVRAMRSVLKRFTVKTRIGWEKDEFEKIYNILLEENVDAVFVHGRTAKQMYSGKATWKIYNPGFVPLYISGDIYTKEDIKNAMEQSGATGVIVARGSIGNPWIFSEIGEPNCEQRLCTILKHLEYLYDEYKDYGAVVFRKFVAGYTKNMLGARDFRDKVMKIRKLEELSSEFQKFFYENCYKQGFRKEQKISDILNQTCGN; encoded by the coding sequence ATGAGTAAGGCTAATTTTTTACCTGGTAATATAGGCTTAGCGCCGATGGCTGGTGTAACAGATTATCCGTTTAGAAAATTGTGCTTACAACATGGCGCGTACTTTGCCTTCACTGAGATGATAAGTGCTAAGAGTGTAATTATTAATGTTAAAATAAATGAAATTTACTTTCCAAGACAAGACGAAAAAGATAGAGTTGGTGTACAGTTATTTGGTTCAGATTACGCAGAATTATCTGAAGCGGCGGCTATAGTTCAAGAGAAAGGGCTATGGGTAGATTTGAATGCCGGATGTCCTGTTAGTAAAGTGATAAAAAAAGGTGCAGGAAGCGCACTGTTAAAAGATCTTGGAGAATTTAGAAAAGTTGTCAGGGCTATGCGTTCGGTCCTAAAAAGATTTACCGTGAAAACCCGTATAGGTTGGGAAAAAGACGAATTTGAGAAGATATACAATATCTTACTTGAAGAAAATGTGGATGCAGTATTTGTTCACGGAAGAACGGCAAAACAAATGTACTCAGGAAAGGCAACTTGGAAAATTTATAATCCTGGCTTTGTACCTTTGTATATAAGTGGTGATATTTATACGAAAGAAGATATAAAAAATGCAATGGAACAAAGCGGGGCAACAGGTGTTATAGTTGCAAGAGGAAGTATCGGTAACCCTTGGATATTCAGTGAAATAGGCGAACCAAATTGTGAGCAAAGATTATGTACTATTCTAAAACATTTGGAATATTTATACGATGAATACAAAGACTACGGTGCAGTTGTATTTAGAAAATTTGTTGCAGGATACACAAAAAATATGCTAGGAGCCCGTGATTTTAGAGATAAGGTTATGAAAATAAGGAAATTGGAAGAATTATCATCAGAATTTCAAAAATTTTTCTATGAAAATTGTTATAAACAAGGATTTAGAAAGGAGCAAAAAATAAGTGATATACTTAATCAGACATGCGGTAACTGA